The following coding sequences lie in one Pseudorca crassidens isolate mPseCra1 chromosome 2, mPseCra1.hap1, whole genome shotgun sequence genomic window:
- the SCYL3 gene encoding protein-associating with the carboxyl-terminal domain of ezrin isoform X3, whose product MGSENSALKSYALKEPPFTLPSGLAVYPAVLQDGKFASVFVYKRENEDKVNKAAKHLKTLRHPCLLRFLSCTVEADGIHLVTERVQPLEVALETLSSAEVCAGIYDILLALIFLHDRGHLTHNNVCLSSVFVSEDGHWKLGGMETVCKVPQATPEFLRSIQSVRDPASIPPEEMLPEFTTLPESHGHARDAYSFGTLVESLLTILSEQVSADVLSSFQQTLHSTLLNPIPNCRPALCTLLSHDFFRNDFLEVVNFLKSLTLKSEEEKAEFFKFLLDRVSCLSEELIASRLVPLLLNQLVFAEPVAVKSFLPYLLGPKKEDGARGGAPRLLSPALFQARVIPVLLRLFEVHEEHVRTVLLSHLEAYVGHFTQEQLKKVILPQVLLGLRDTSDSIVAITLHSLAVLVSLLGPEVVVGGERTKVFKCTAPSFTKTMDLSPQDSPTHVVCSQRSQISPVLKNPSSSIFPKCFSGNVPITSKKHIQRDYYSTLLQTGDQFSQPIKFPINGISDVKITSGDSEKFPSSSKKSEEWPDWSEPEDKPVDTEICPADPHAAARSPFTDLNAEAAAWDDFEPSGVDTEINPGGGITAARPVTSGEQKATPTLRPLTEEAKPLKSSLPQKTSLARSRDDPDQTKPPKVSSQERRLKAPSELGLGEEFTIQVKKKPVKDPELDWFADMIPEIKPSAAILILPELRTETVAPNKDNVSSVMHFSSKFAAAEITEGEAAGWGEDGDLNWEDNTW is encoded by the exons ATGGGCTCAGAGAACAGCGCTTTGAAGAGCTATGCCCTGAAGGAACCACCGTTCACCTTACCCTCTGGACTTGCTGTTTACCCCGCTGTATTGCAGGATGGCAAATTCGCTTCGGTTTTTGTGTATAAGAGAGAAAACGAAGACAAGGTTAATAAAGCTGCCAAG catttgaaGACACTTCGTCACCCTTGCTTGCTAAGATTTTTATCTTGCACTGTGGAAGCAGATGGTATTCATCTTGTCACTGAGCGAGTGCAGCCTCTGGAAGTGGCTTTGGAAACATTGTCTTCTGCAGAGGTCTGTGCTGGGATCTATGATATATTGCTGGCTCTTATCTTCCTTCATGACAGA GGACATCTCACACACAACAATGTCTGTTTATCATCTGTGTTTGTGAGTGAAGATGGGCACTGGAAGCTGGGAGGAATGGAAACAGTCTGTAAAGTTCCTCAGGCCACACCAGAG TTTCTGAGGAGTATTCAGTCAGTAAGAGACCCAGCATCTATCCCTCCTGAAGAGATG CTTCCAGAATTCACAACTCTGCCAGAGTCACATGGACATGCTCGGGATGCCTATTCTTTTGGGACATTGGTGGAAAGTTTGCTCACAATCTTAAGTGAACAGG TTTCAGCGGATGTTCTCTCCAGCTTTCAACAGACCTTGCACTCAACTTTGCTGAATCCCATTCCAAACTGTCGGCCAGCGCTCTGCACCCTCCTGTCCCATGACTTCTTCAG gAATGATTTTCTAGAAGTTGTGAATTTCTTGAAAAGTTTAACATTGAAGAGTGAAGAGGAAAAAGCTGAATTTTTCAA GTTCCTCCTGGACAGAGTCAGCTGCCTGTCAGAGGAATTAATAGCTTCACGGCTGGTGCCTCTTCTGCTTAATCAGTTGGTGTTTGCAGAGCCAGTAGCTGTTAAGAGTTTTCTTCCCTACCTCCTTGGCCCCAAAAAAg AAGACGGTGCGAGGGGAGGAGCCCCCCGCCTGCTCTCACCAGCCCTGTTCCAGGCGCGGGTGATCCCCGTGCTGCTGCGGCTGTTTGAGGTGCACGAGGAGCACGTGCGGACGGTGCTGCTGTCTCACCTGGAGGCCTACGTGGGGCACTTCACCCAGGAGCAGCTGAAGAAAGTCATCCTGCCCCAG GTATTACTGGGCCTGCGTGATACCAGCGATTCCATTGTGGCAATTACTCTTCACAGCCTGGCAGTGTTGGTCTCTCTACTTGGACCAGAGGTGGTTGTGGGAGGAGAAAGAACCAAGGTCTTCAAATGCACTGCACCAAGTTTTACTAAAACTATGGACCTTTCCCCACAAG ATTCTCCCACGCACGTCGTCTGCAGCCAGCGCAGTCAGATCTCACCTGTCTTGAAGAACCCCTCCTCTAGCATATTCCCTAAATGTTTTTCTGGCAACGTGCCCATCACCAGCAAGAAGCACATACAGCGAGATTACTACAGTACTCTTTTACAGACAG GTGATCAGTTTTCTCAGCCTATTAAATTTCCCATCAACGGAATCTCAGATGTGAAAATCACCTCAGGAGACAGTGAAAAGTTCCCGTCGAGTTCTAAAAAGTCTGAGGAGTGGCCTGACTGGAGCGAGCCTGAGGACAAACCTGTCGACACAGAGATTTGCCCTGCAGACCCCCATGCTGCTGCCAGGTCGCCATTCACCGACTTGAATGCAGAGGCGGCGGCTTGGGATGACTTTGAGCCCAGCGGTGTAGATACTGAAATAAACCCAGGAGGTGGAATCACGGCTGCAAGACCTGTCACCTCAGGGGAGCAAAAGGCCACTCCTACTTTGCGTCCACTCACTGAAGAGGCCAAGCCTTTGAAATCAAGCCTACCCCAAAAGACCAGTCTTGCACGAAGCAGGGATGACCCAGACCAAACCAAGCCACCAAAAGTGTCGTCACAAGAAAGGCGCCTTAAAGCTCCATCAGAACTTGGTTTAGGAGAGGAGTTTACCATACAGGTGAAAAAGAAGCCAGTAAAAGACCCAGAGTTGGATTGGTTTGCTGATATGATCCCAGAAATTAAGCCTTCAGCTGCTATTCTTATTTTACCTGAACTGAGGACAGAAACAGTAGCTCCCAACAAGGATAACGTCTCATCAGTGATGCACTTTTCCTCAAAATTTGCTGCAGCAGAAATTACTGAG GGAGAGGCTGCAGGCTGGGGAGAAGATGGCGACCTGAACTGGGAAGACAATACCTGGTGA
- the SCYL3 gene encoding protein-associating with the carboxyl-terminal domain of ezrin isoform X4, with translation MGSENSALKSYALKEPPFTLPSGLAVYPAVLQDGKFASVFVYKRENEDKVNKAAKHLKTLRHPCLLRFLSCTVEADGIHLVTERVQPLEVALETLSSAEVCAGIYDILLALIFLHDRGHLTHNNVCLSSVFVSEDGHWKLGGMETVCKVPQATPEFLRSIQSVRDPASIPPEEMLPEFTTLPESHGHARDAYSFGTLVESLLTILSEQVSADVLSSFQQTLHSTLLNPIPNCRPALCTLLSHDFFRNDFLEVVNFLKSLTLKSEEEKAEFFKFLLDRVSCLSEELIASRLVPLLLNQLVFAEPVAVKSFLPYLLGPKKDGARGGAPRLLSPALFQARVIPVLLRLFEVHEEHVRTVLLSHLEAYVGHFTQEQLKKVILPQVLLGLRDTSDSIVAITLHSLAVLVSLLGPEVVVGGERTKVFKCTAPSFTKTMDLSPQDSPTHVVCSQRSQISPVLKNPSSSIFPKCFSGNVPITSKKHIQRDYYSTLLQTGDQFSQPIKFPINGISDVKITSGDSEKFPSSSKKSEEWPDWSEPEDKPVDTEICPADPHAAARSPFTDLNAEAAAWDDFEPSGVDTEINPGGGITAARPVTSGEQKATPTLRPLTEEAKPLKSSLPQKTSLARSRDDPDQTKPPKVSSQERRLKAPSELGLGEEFTIQVKKKPVKDPELDWFADMIPEIKPSAAILILPELRTETVAPNKDNVSSVMHFSSKFAAAEITEGEAAGWGEDGDLNWEDNTW, from the exons ATGGGCTCAGAGAACAGCGCTTTGAAGAGCTATGCCCTGAAGGAACCACCGTTCACCTTACCCTCTGGACTTGCTGTTTACCCCGCTGTATTGCAGGATGGCAAATTCGCTTCGGTTTTTGTGTATAAGAGAGAAAACGAAGACAAGGTTAATAAAGCTGCCAAG catttgaaGACACTTCGTCACCCTTGCTTGCTAAGATTTTTATCTTGCACTGTGGAAGCAGATGGTATTCATCTTGTCACTGAGCGAGTGCAGCCTCTGGAAGTGGCTTTGGAAACATTGTCTTCTGCAGAGGTCTGTGCTGGGATCTATGATATATTGCTGGCTCTTATCTTCCTTCATGACAGA GGACATCTCACACACAACAATGTCTGTTTATCATCTGTGTTTGTGAGTGAAGATGGGCACTGGAAGCTGGGAGGAATGGAAACAGTCTGTAAAGTTCCTCAGGCCACACCAGAG TTTCTGAGGAGTATTCAGTCAGTAAGAGACCCAGCATCTATCCCTCCTGAAGAGATG CTTCCAGAATTCACAACTCTGCCAGAGTCACATGGACATGCTCGGGATGCCTATTCTTTTGGGACATTGGTGGAAAGTTTGCTCACAATCTTAAGTGAACAGG TTTCAGCGGATGTTCTCTCCAGCTTTCAACAGACCTTGCACTCAACTTTGCTGAATCCCATTCCAAACTGTCGGCCAGCGCTCTGCACCCTCCTGTCCCATGACTTCTTCAG gAATGATTTTCTAGAAGTTGTGAATTTCTTGAAAAGTTTAACATTGAAGAGTGAAGAGGAAAAAGCTGAATTTTTCAA GTTCCTCCTGGACAGAGTCAGCTGCCTGTCAGAGGAATTAATAGCTTCACGGCTGGTGCCTCTTCTGCTTAATCAGTTGGTGTTTGCAGAGCCAGTAGCTGTTAAGAGTTTTCTTCCCTACCTCCTTGGCCCCAAAAAAg ACGGTGCGAGGGGAGGAGCCCCCCGCCTGCTCTCACCAGCCCTGTTCCAGGCGCGGGTGATCCCCGTGCTGCTGCGGCTGTTTGAGGTGCACGAGGAGCACGTGCGGACGGTGCTGCTGTCTCACCTGGAGGCCTACGTGGGGCACTTCACCCAGGAGCAGCTGAAGAAAGTCATCCTGCCCCAG GTATTACTGGGCCTGCGTGATACCAGCGATTCCATTGTGGCAATTACTCTTCACAGCCTGGCAGTGTTGGTCTCTCTACTTGGACCAGAGGTGGTTGTGGGAGGAGAAAGAACCAAGGTCTTCAAATGCACTGCACCAAGTTTTACTAAAACTATGGACCTTTCCCCACAAG ATTCTCCCACGCACGTCGTCTGCAGCCAGCGCAGTCAGATCTCACCTGTCTTGAAGAACCCCTCCTCTAGCATATTCCCTAAATGTTTTTCTGGCAACGTGCCCATCACCAGCAAGAAGCACATACAGCGAGATTACTACAGTACTCTTTTACAGACAG GTGATCAGTTTTCTCAGCCTATTAAATTTCCCATCAACGGAATCTCAGATGTGAAAATCACCTCAGGAGACAGTGAAAAGTTCCCGTCGAGTTCTAAAAAGTCTGAGGAGTGGCCTGACTGGAGCGAGCCTGAGGACAAACCTGTCGACACAGAGATTTGCCCTGCAGACCCCCATGCTGCTGCCAGGTCGCCATTCACCGACTTGAATGCAGAGGCGGCGGCTTGGGATGACTTTGAGCCCAGCGGTGTAGATACTGAAATAAACCCAGGAGGTGGAATCACGGCTGCAAGACCTGTCACCTCAGGGGAGCAAAAGGCCACTCCTACTTTGCGTCCACTCACTGAAGAGGCCAAGCCTTTGAAATCAAGCCTACCCCAAAAGACCAGTCTTGCACGAAGCAGGGATGACCCAGACCAAACCAAGCCACCAAAAGTGTCGTCACAAGAAAGGCGCCTTAAAGCTCCATCAGAACTTGGTTTAGGAGAGGAGTTTACCATACAGGTGAAAAAGAAGCCAGTAAAAGACCCAGAGTTGGATTGGTTTGCTGATATGATCCCAGAAATTAAGCCTTCAGCTGCTATTCTTATTTTACCTGAACTGAGGACAGAAACAGTAGCTCCCAACAAGGATAACGTCTCATCAGTGATGCACTTTTCCTCAAAATTTGCTGCAGCAGAAATTACTGAG GGAGAGGCTGCAGGCTGGGGAGAAGATGGCGACCTGAACTGGGAAGACAATACCTGGTGA
- the SCYL3 gene encoding protein-associating with the carboxyl-terminal domain of ezrin isoform X7 — MGSENSALKSYALKEPPFTLPSGLAVYPAVLQDGKFASVFVYKRENEDKVNKAAKHLKTLRHPCLLRFLSCTVEADGIHLVTERVQPLEVALETLSSAEVCAGIYDILLALIFLHDRGHLTHNNVCLSSVFVSEDGHWKLGGMETVCKVPQATPEFLRSIQSVRDPASIPPEEMLPEFTTLPESHGHARDAYSFGTLVESLLTILSEQVSADVLSSFQQTLHSTLLNPIPNCRPALCTLLSHDFFRNDFLEVVNFLKSLTLKSEEEKAEFFKFLLDRVSCLSEELIASRLVPLLLNQLVFAEPVAVKSFLPYLLGPKKDGARGGAPRLLSPALFQARVIPVLLRLFEVHEEHVRTVLLSHLEAYVGHFTQEQLKKVILPQVLLGLRDTSDSIVAITLHSLAVLVSLLGPEVVVGGERTKVFKCTAPSFTKTMDLSPQGDQFSQPIKFPINGISDVKITSGDSEKFPSSSKKSEEWPDWSEPEDKPVDTEICPADPHAAARSPFTDLNAEAAAWDDFEPSGVDTEINPGGGITAARPVTSGEQKATPTLRPLTEEAKPLKSSLPQKTSLARSRDDPDQTKPPKVSSQERRLKAPSELGLGEEFTIQVKKKPVKDPELDWFADMIPEIKPSAAILILPELRTETVAPNKDNVSSVMHFSSKFAAAEITEGEAAGWGEDGDLNWEDNTW, encoded by the exons ATGGGCTCAGAGAACAGCGCTTTGAAGAGCTATGCCCTGAAGGAACCACCGTTCACCTTACCCTCTGGACTTGCTGTTTACCCCGCTGTATTGCAGGATGGCAAATTCGCTTCGGTTTTTGTGTATAAGAGAGAAAACGAAGACAAGGTTAATAAAGCTGCCAAG catttgaaGACACTTCGTCACCCTTGCTTGCTAAGATTTTTATCTTGCACTGTGGAAGCAGATGGTATTCATCTTGTCACTGAGCGAGTGCAGCCTCTGGAAGTGGCTTTGGAAACATTGTCTTCTGCAGAGGTCTGTGCTGGGATCTATGATATATTGCTGGCTCTTATCTTCCTTCATGACAGA GGACATCTCACACACAACAATGTCTGTTTATCATCTGTGTTTGTGAGTGAAGATGGGCACTGGAAGCTGGGAGGAATGGAAACAGTCTGTAAAGTTCCTCAGGCCACACCAGAG TTTCTGAGGAGTATTCAGTCAGTAAGAGACCCAGCATCTATCCCTCCTGAAGAGATG CTTCCAGAATTCACAACTCTGCCAGAGTCACATGGACATGCTCGGGATGCCTATTCTTTTGGGACATTGGTGGAAAGTTTGCTCACAATCTTAAGTGAACAGG TTTCAGCGGATGTTCTCTCCAGCTTTCAACAGACCTTGCACTCAACTTTGCTGAATCCCATTCCAAACTGTCGGCCAGCGCTCTGCACCCTCCTGTCCCATGACTTCTTCAG gAATGATTTTCTAGAAGTTGTGAATTTCTTGAAAAGTTTAACATTGAAGAGTGAAGAGGAAAAAGCTGAATTTTTCAA GTTCCTCCTGGACAGAGTCAGCTGCCTGTCAGAGGAATTAATAGCTTCACGGCTGGTGCCTCTTCTGCTTAATCAGTTGGTGTTTGCAGAGCCAGTAGCTGTTAAGAGTTTTCTTCCCTACCTCCTTGGCCCCAAAAAAg ACGGTGCGAGGGGAGGAGCCCCCCGCCTGCTCTCACCAGCCCTGTTCCAGGCGCGGGTGATCCCCGTGCTGCTGCGGCTGTTTGAGGTGCACGAGGAGCACGTGCGGACGGTGCTGCTGTCTCACCTGGAGGCCTACGTGGGGCACTTCACCCAGGAGCAGCTGAAGAAAGTCATCCTGCCCCAG GTATTACTGGGCCTGCGTGATACCAGCGATTCCATTGTGGCAATTACTCTTCACAGCCTGGCAGTGTTGGTCTCTCTACTTGGACCAGAGGTGGTTGTGGGAGGAGAAAGAACCAAGGTCTTCAAATGCACTGCACCAAGTTTTACTAAAACTATGGACCTTTCCCCACAAG GTGATCAGTTTTCTCAGCCTATTAAATTTCCCATCAACGGAATCTCAGATGTGAAAATCACCTCAGGAGACAGTGAAAAGTTCCCGTCGAGTTCTAAAAAGTCTGAGGAGTGGCCTGACTGGAGCGAGCCTGAGGACAAACCTGTCGACACAGAGATTTGCCCTGCAGACCCCCATGCTGCTGCCAGGTCGCCATTCACCGACTTGAATGCAGAGGCGGCGGCTTGGGATGACTTTGAGCCCAGCGGTGTAGATACTGAAATAAACCCAGGAGGTGGAATCACGGCTGCAAGACCTGTCACCTCAGGGGAGCAAAAGGCCACTCCTACTTTGCGTCCACTCACTGAAGAGGCCAAGCCTTTGAAATCAAGCCTACCCCAAAAGACCAGTCTTGCACGAAGCAGGGATGACCCAGACCAAACCAAGCCACCAAAAGTGTCGTCACAAGAAAGGCGCCTTAAAGCTCCATCAGAACTTGGTTTAGGAGAGGAGTTTACCATACAGGTGAAAAAGAAGCCAGTAAAAGACCCAGAGTTGGATTGGTTTGCTGATATGATCCCAGAAATTAAGCCTTCAGCTGCTATTCTTATTTTACCTGAACTGAGGACAGAAACAGTAGCTCCCAACAAGGATAACGTCTCATCAGTGATGCACTTTTCCTCAAAATTTGCTGCAGCAGAAATTACTGAG GGAGAGGCTGCAGGCTGGGGAGAAGATGGCGACCTGAACTGGGAAGACAATACCTGGTGA